One window of the Serinus canaria isolate serCan28SL12 chromosome 9, serCan2020, whole genome shotgun sequence genome contains the following:
- the SCHIP1 gene encoding schwannomin-interacting protein 1 isoform X1 — MQREPGAGEMSRERDDGMGDVIRKASPPPAEGSYKKAQKNERESIRQKLALGSFFDDGPGLYTSCSKSGKPSLSSRLQSGMNLQICFVNDSGSDKDSDGDDSKTETSLDTPLSPMSKQSSSYSDRDTTEEESESLDDMDFLSRQKKLQAEAKMALAMAKPMAKMQVEVEKQNRKKSPVADLLPHMPHISECLMKRSLKPTDLRDMTIGQLQVIVNDLHSQIESLNEELVQLLLIRDELHTEQDAMLVDIEDLTRHAESQQKHLAEKMPAK; from the exons aTGCAGCGGGAGCCGGGAGCGGGGGAGATGAGCCGGGAGCGGGATGATGGAATGGGTGACGTCATCAGGAAAGCATCCCCGCCGCCCGCGGAGGGCAGCTATAAAAAG gccCAGAAGAATGAGCGTGAGTCCATCAGGCAGAAGTTGGCTCTGGGCAGTTTCTTCGACGATGGCCCCGGGCTCTACACGAGCTGCAGCAAGAGCGGCAAGCCCAGCCTGTCCTCCCG GTTACAGAGTGGGATGAACCTGCAGATCTGCTTTGTCAACGACAGCGGCAGTGACAAGGACAGCGATGGCGATGACAGCAAGACAGAGACCAGCCTGGACACGCCCTTGTCACCCATG AGCAAGCAGAGCTCGTCCTACTCGGACAGAGACACGACGGAGGAGGAGTCGGAGTCCCTGGATGACATGGATTTCCTCAGCAGGCAGAAGAAGCTCCAGGCTGAAGCCAAGATGGCCTTGGCTATGGCCAAGCCCATGGCCAAGATGCAGGTGGAGGTGGAGAAGCAGAACAGGAAGAAGTCGCCGGTAGCAGATCTC CTGCCACATATGCCTCATATAAGTGAATGCCTGATGAAGAGAAGTTTAAAACCTACTGACCTAAGGGACATGACCATTGGGCAGCTACAGGTGATAGTCAACGACCTGCACTCACAGATAGAAA GCTTGAACGaggagctggtgcagctgctgctgatccGGGACGAGCTGCACACGGAGCAGGACGCCATGCTGGTGGACATCGAGGACCTCACCAG gcaCGCCGAGAGCCAGCAGAAGCACCTGGCAGAGAAGATGCCAGCCAAGTGa
- the SCHIP1 gene encoding schwannomin-interacting protein 1 isoform X3, translating into MVHQENCSYQAQKNERESIRQKLALGSFFDDGPGLYTSCSKSGKPSLSSRLQSGMNLQICFVNDSGSDKDSDGDDSKTETSLDTPLSPMSKQSSSYSDRDTTEEESESLDDMDFLSRQKKLQAEAKMALAMAKPMAKMQVEVEKQNRKKSPVADLLPHMPHISECLMKRSLKPTDLRDMTIGQLQVIVNDLHSQIESLNEELVQLLLIRDELHTEQDAMLVDIEDLTRHAESQQKHLAEKMPAK; encoded by the exons ATGGTTCACCAGGAAAACTGCTCCTACCAG gccCAGAAGAATGAGCGTGAGTCCATCAGGCAGAAGTTGGCTCTGGGCAGTTTCTTCGACGATGGCCCCGGGCTCTACACGAGCTGCAGCAAGAGCGGCAAGCCCAGCCTGTCCTCCCG GTTACAGAGTGGGATGAACCTGCAGATCTGCTTTGTCAACGACAGCGGCAGTGACAAGGACAGCGATGGCGATGACAGCAAGACAGAGACCAGCCTGGACACGCCCTTGTCACCCATG AGCAAGCAGAGCTCGTCCTACTCGGACAGAGACACGACGGAGGAGGAGTCGGAGTCCCTGGATGACATGGATTTCCTCAGCAGGCAGAAGAAGCTCCAGGCTGAAGCCAAGATGGCCTTGGCTATGGCCAAGCCCATGGCCAAGATGCAGGTGGAGGTGGAGAAGCAGAACAGGAAGAAGTCGCCGGTAGCAGATCTC CTGCCACATATGCCTCATATAAGTGAATGCCTGATGAAGAGAAGTTTAAAACCTACTGACCTAAGGGACATGACCATTGGGCAGCTACAGGTGATAGTCAACGACCTGCACTCACAGATAGAAA GCTTGAACGaggagctggtgcagctgctgctgatccGGGACGAGCTGCACACGGAGCAGGACGCCATGCTGGTGGACATCGAGGACCTCACCAG gcaCGCCGAGAGCCAGCAGAAGCACCTGGCAGAGAAGATGCCAGCCAAGTGa